A part of Desulfobacter sp. genomic DNA contains:
- a CDS encoding amino acid ABC transporter substrate-binding protein: MKRSIVVFICVWFCSLLTTQAWSESMDVACDEWPPYQVVEDSGKVSGFSTEVVKAVFERMGVTLNSLKAYPWKRALNNVQTGKVHALFSANFTQERTAFAWYPEEPLIDSPWVIWVKEGSGNTYTSLEDLKGKTVGVVNGYSYTEEFWDFVKANKAFQGANSDETNFKKLSGGRFEYAVAELGNGYHILKKLGIKGIVPVKAHPIKSAGLFIMFNKEKVSRELVEKFSQELKKFKMETGYQNLVNKYFS, from the coding sequence ATGAAGCGATCTATCGTTGTATTTATCTGTGTCTGGTTTTGCTCTTTATTGACCACACAGGCCTGGTCCGAATCCATGGATGTGGCCTGTGACGAATGGCCGCCTTATCAGGTTGTGGAAGATTCGGGGAAGGTTTCCGGTTTCAGCACTGAGGTGGTAAAAGCCGTCTTTGAACGGATGGGGGTTACCCTTAACTCCCTGAAAGCCTATCCCTGGAAGCGGGCGCTGAACAATGTACAAACCGGAAAGGTCCATGCCCTTTTTTCCGCCAATTTTACCCAGGAACGGACCGCCTTTGCATGGTATCCGGAAGAACCCCTGATAGATTCCCCCTGGGTGATTTGGGTGAAAGAGGGCAGCGGCAACACCTATACCTCTCTGGAGGACCTGAAAGGAAAGACCGTTGGCGTCGTGAACGGATACAGTTACACCGAAGAATTCTGGGATTTCGTCAAGGCGAATAAGGCATTCCAGGGCGCCAATTCAGATGAAACCAATTTTAAAAAACTATCCGGCGGCAGGTTCGAATACGCCGTTGCAGAATTGGGGAACGGATACCATATTCTTAAAAAGCTGGGCATCAAAGGCATCGTGCCGGTCAAGGCGCATCCGATCAAATCCGCAGGGCTCTTTATCATGTTTAATAAGGAGAAGGTCTCCAGGGAACTGGTTGAGAAATTTTCCCAGGAACTCAAAAAATTTAAAATGGAAACCGGATACCAGAATCTGGTAAATAAGTATTTTTCATAG
- a CDS encoding MerR family transcriptional regulator — protein MGGKESRPRTKAGEPMIKMKELAEATGVAKSTILLYVNRGLLHQPVKTSPNMAYYDPGCVARIRFIKDIQASHRLPLDAIKGLLREMDRGRDIAPLLELQSTVFGSATEKMDKTSFLEATDLSAAQLDELCSLGLIMPLEPDTFDGQDLDLARQFKICMDRGMALDDFSFYPEFAGKIVAAEIRLRDKYTRDLGFRENASLTLEMTRMARGLRAYVIDRTLQKELIRFKGLKKNN, from the coding sequence ATGGGAGGGAAAGAGAGCAGGCCCAGAACCAAAGCCGGTGAGCCCATGATCAAGATGAAGGAACTGGCCGAGGCCACGGGGGTGGCCAAGTCCACCATCCTTTTATATGTGAACAGGGGCCTGCTTCACCAGCCCGTTAAAACCAGTCCCAATATGGCCTATTATGATCCGGGCTGTGTGGCACGTATCCGTTTCATCAAAGATATCCAGGCCAGCCACCGACTGCCTCTGGACGCCATCAAGGGGCTGCTCAGGGAAATGGACCGGGGCAGGGATATCGCTCCTCTGCTTGAACTTCAGTCCACGGTTTTTGGAAGTGCCACTGAGAAAATGGACAAAACATCCTTTCTGGAGGCCACGGATCTGAGTGCCGCCCAGCTGGACGAACTTTGCAGCCTGGGGCTGATCATGCCCCTGGAGCCGGATACCTTCGACGGCCAGGATCTGGACCTGGCCCGCCAGTTCAAAATCTGCATGGACCGGGGCATGGCCCTGGACGACTTTTCTTTTTATCCTGAATTTGCCGGAAAAATCGTAGCCGCCGAGATTCGCCTGCGGGACAAGTATACCCGGGACCTGGGGTTCCGGGAAAACGCCTCGCTCACCCTGGAAATGACCCGTATGGCCAGGGGGCTCAGGGCATATGTTATAGACCGGACCCTGCAAAAAGAATTGATCCGATTCAAAGGACTTAAAAAAAACAATTAG
- a CDS encoding DUF898 domain-containing protein: protein MANYNIVYKGRILDGYSKESVKAALVENFDFTVEKASQLLNSGRVYIEKDLPPQRAKEYGIALKKAGLNVVLTRSVPAETDPAPHRSPEPELAAPVMEKSPMDQTGQAPPESGRAPITRTVQTRALPFEFMGTGSEYFKIWIVNLILSILTLGIYSAWAKVRRKQYFYGSTLLNGSSFEYLADPKNILKGRIIVAAFFIGYSVVSKIFPLAGTILSLLFVIIMPWLVVRSLAFNARNSAYKNIRFGFQGSVGEAAKVFILFPLLAGLTLGILSPWAIFRQKKFIVENYSYGTASFEFTATHRDYYAMVLWALIPIIIGAVLMGIASVIFPPVASLVAIVLYLYLFAYFSVKTTNLIFNSTLLGRHSFDADLEIKGYLGLIIVNTLASVVTLGIFYPWAHVRTVRYKLDHLVFMAKGDLDNFIAQEQEEVSALGEEAGDFFDLDIGL, encoded by the coding sequence ATGGCAAATTACAACATTGTTTACAAGGGACGCATTCTTGACGGCTATAGCAAAGAGAGTGTCAAAGCCGCCCTGGTGGAAAACTTCGATTTCACGGTTGAAAAGGCCAGCCAGCTTTTAAACAGCGGCCGGGTTTATATAGAAAAAGACCTCCCCCCCCAACGGGCAAAGGAATACGGCATTGCCCTCAAAAAAGCCGGGCTAAATGTGGTTTTGACCCGGTCCGTCCCAGCGGAGACCGATCCTGCACCCCATAGATCTCCTGAACCCGAGTTGGCCGCCCCTGTCATGGAAAAGTCCCCAATGGATCAGACGGGCCAGGCGCCGCCCGAAAGCGGCCGTGCCCCCATTACAAGAACCGTCCAAACCAGAGCCCTACCCTTTGAATTTATGGGTACGGGTTCTGAATATTTCAAAATCTGGATCGTCAACCTCATCCTTTCCATCCTCACCCTGGGCATATACTCGGCCTGGGCCAAGGTAAGACGGAAACAATACTTTTACGGCAGCACCCTGCTCAACGGCTCCAGCTTCGAATACCTGGCCGATCCTAAAAACATCCTCAAAGGACGGATCATCGTCGCCGCATTCTTCATCGGCTATTCCGTGGTCTCCAAAATTTTTCCCCTGGCCGGAACGATACTCAGTCTTCTGTTCGTCATTATCATGCCCTGGCTTGTGGTCCGCTCCCTGGCCTTTAATGCCCGGAACAGCGCCTATAAAAATATCCGCTTCGGATTCCAGGGCAGTGTCGGAGAGGCCGCCAAGGTATTTATTCTATTCCCCCTCCTGGCAGGCCTGACCCTTGGCATCCTGTCCCCCTGGGCCATATTCCGCCAGAAAAAATTCATTGTGGAAAACTATAGCTACGGCACCGCCTCATTTGAATTCACCGCCACCCACAGGGACTATTACGCCATGGTCCTCTGGGCCCTGATCCCCATCATTATCGGTGCGGTCCTAATGGGCATCGCCAGTGTTATTTTCCCACCGGTTGCCAGCCTGGTCGCCATCGTGCTCTATCTCTATCTTTTTGCCTATTTCAGTGTAAAGACCACCAACCTGATCTTCAACTCCACCCTGCTGGGCCGGCACAGTTTTGACGCCGATCTGGAAATCAAGGGATATCTGGGCCTGATCATCGTCAACACCCTGGCATCGGTGGTGACCCTGGGTATTTTCTACCCCTGGGCCCATGTGCGGACCGTCAGGTACAAGCTGGACCACCTCGTCTTCATGGCAAAGGGAGACCTTGATAATTTCATTGCCCAAGAGCAGGAAGAGGTCAGTGCCCTGGGCGAAGAAGCCGGTGATTTTTTTGACCTGGACATCGGACTGTGA
- a CDS encoding M48 family metallopeptidase codes for MISIKGRYYDGKTSRTVEAALTISADGRRCAVLTPDGTKMETENFSRINISPRLAHTPRYLYFPGGAKFETHDNEGVDGIMAEAGRGSWTDMVHFLESRMPYVLAALAVLLVFIWGTVRYGVPAASNAIAHCLPASTLSYAGVRTLDFLDKSVFKPSTLDEETKDRILNHFQPVLDAHMDQGIKIIFRQGGRIGPNAFALPDGTVIFTDEMVETAQHDDELLAVLLHETGHIIHRHGLRTVIQDSLLGFALLAFTGDVSGSAELFMGLPLFLTQMAYSRGFELEADQYALNGLRRSDIPLHRFADLMDRIEKKMRQKRNTAGNGKKWTSYLSTHPRMAERLKPFRGE; via the coding sequence GTGATTTCAATCAAAGGCAGATACTACGACGGCAAAACCTCGCGCACAGTGGAAGCGGCCCTCACCATATCGGCTGACGGCCGCCGCTGTGCCGTCCTCACACCGGACGGCACAAAAATGGAAACCGAAAATTTCAGCCGGATAAACATCAGCCCCCGGCTGGCCCATACCCCCCGGTATCTTTATTTTCCCGGGGGCGCAAAATTCGAAACCCATGACAATGAAGGAGTTGACGGAATCATGGCCGAGGCCGGCCGGGGGTCGTGGACGGACATGGTCCACTTCCTTGAAAGCCGGATGCCCTACGTACTCGCTGCCCTGGCCGTCCTCCTTGTTTTTATCTGGGGAACGGTCCGCTACGGCGTTCCCGCAGCATCCAATGCCATCGCCCATTGCCTCCCGGCCTCCACCCTGAGCTATGCCGGAGTCCGGACCCTTGACTTCCTGGACAAATCCGTTTTCAAGCCCTCAACACTGGATGAAGAGACCAAAGACCGCATCCTCAATCACTTTCAGCCGGTGCTGGATGCACACATGGACCAGGGCATCAAGATCATTTTCCGCCAAGGCGGCCGCATCGGCCCCAACGCTTTTGCCCTGCCGGACGGCACCGTCATATTCACCGATGAAATGGTAGAAACCGCCCAGCACGACGACGAACTGCTGGCCGTCCTCCTCCACGAAACCGGCCACATCATCCACCGGCACGGCCTGAGAACCGTAATCCAGGACTCCCTGCTGGGATTTGCCCTGCTGGCCTTCACCGGCGATGTGTCCGGCTCGGCAGAACTCTTCATGGGACTGCCCCTCTTCCTCACCCAGATGGCCTACTCCCGGGGATTTGAACTGGAAGCCGACCAATACGCCCTCAACGGTCTGCGCCGCTCGGATATCCCCCTGCACCGGTTCGCCGATCTCATGGACCGCATCGAAAAAAAGATGCGCCAGAAACGCAACACCGCCGGCAATGGGAAAAAATGGACCAGCTACCTTTCCACCCACCCCCGGATGGCCGAACGGCTCAAGCCATTTCGCGGCGAATAA
- a CDS encoding zinc ribbon domain-containing protein codes for MPIYEYKCSQCEAEFEKLVFTGDDQKIECPKCHSIEVTKKMSAASLTGSGKCSPSGTAGAGSGFS; via the coding sequence ATGCCGATTTATGAATACAAATGCAGCCAATGCGAGGCTGAATTTGAAAAACTGGTATTCACCGGGGACGATCAAAAAATTGAGTGCCCCAAATGCCACAGCATTGAGGTGACAAAAAAAATGAGTGCCGCAAGCCTCACCGGCAGCGGCAAATGCAGTCCCTCAGGGACGGCCGGCGCCGGTTCAGGTTTTTCATGA
- a CDS encoding AMP-binding protein, with translation MRELYKEVIQINQMPDNAEKEARAKSFFESLNAMTLPPKFNWVKEVFEGIHVARTPDKPALVFNNIHTLESQSFSYLELSQKANQLINLLADKGIGQKANMYMMSPICPEIWFASLACIKAGMVTVPTATTMTSRELEFRFETYRPDVILADQDSVEILERAIGETGISPKVKLVLGEAEGWISFDAIYNESDQAEAADTASDEILFCFFTSGTTGLPKRVGHTAASYPIGHLSTTVMIGVQPDDIHHNLSAPGWAKWAWSSFFVPFNVGATVAGFHFEALDGEAYLNAVARNRVTTFCGPPTAWRMFVNMDLEKYDLSSLRQSISAGEPLNPEVITQWKNHTGTEIRDFYGQTECTAMIGNPPWLAGNMRSGSFGMPSPMYDVALADDEGNQITRPDQVGHIVVKLDKWRAIGLFAEYIGNPEKMSSVFVDSYYYTGDRASFDADGYWWFVGRADDVIKSSDYRIGPFEVESALLEHPSVAEAAVVGAPDPNRYQLVKAYVILNQGCTGDRALALDLFKHTMNILAKFKIPRIIEFVAEVPKTISGKIRRIELREIEVSRMDTEEAEDEIKEYFYWDFPELSSKHKK, from the coding sequence ATGAGAGAACTTTACAAAGAGGTTATTCAGATCAACCAGATGCCGGATAATGCAGAAAAAGAAGCCAGAGCGAAATCATTCTTTGAAAGTTTGAATGCCATGACACTGCCGCCTAAGTTTAACTGGGTGAAAGAGGTGTTCGAGGGAATCCATGTGGCCCGTACCCCGGATAAGCCGGCATTGGTTTTCAATAATATCCATACCCTTGAATCCCAATCCTTTTCATATCTTGAACTCTCCCAAAAGGCCAATCAGCTGATTAACCTCCTGGCAGACAAGGGCATCGGCCAGAAGGCCAACATGTACATGATGAGCCCCATCTGTCCGGAAATATGGTTTGCCAGTCTGGCCTGCATTAAAGCCGGGATGGTCACCGTGCCCACGGCAACCACCATGACGAGCAGGGAACTGGAGTTCCGGTTTGAGACCTATCGGCCGGATGTGATCCTGGCGGACCAGGACTCTGTGGAGATACTGGAGAGGGCCATTGGGGAAACCGGTATTTCTCCCAAGGTGAAACTGGTGCTGGGGGAGGCCGAGGGCTGGATTTCCTTTGACGCCATTTACAATGAATCCGACCAGGCCGAGGCGGCTGATACAGCCTCCGATGAGATCCTGTTCTGCTTTTTTACTTCGGGCACCACGGGCCTGCCCAAGCGGGTGGGGCATACCGCCGCCTCCTACCCCATCGGCCATCTGTCCACCACGGTGATGATCGGGGTGCAGCCCGACGATATCCATCACAACCTCAGCGCCCCGGGCTGGGCCAAATGGGCCTGGTCTTCATTTTTCGTCCCCTTTAACGTGGGGGCCACGGTGGCGGGGTTCCATTTTGAGGCCCTGGACGGGGAGGCCTATCTCAATGCCGTTGCCAGGAACCGGGTAACCACCTTCTGCGGTCCCCCCACGGCATGGCGGATGTTTGTGAACATGGACCTTGAAAAATACGACCTGTCCAGCCTGCGCCAGTCCATTTCCGCAGGGGAACCCCTGAACCCCGAGGTCATCACCCAGTGGAAGAACCATACCGGCACAGAAATCCGGGATTTCTACGGCCAGACCGAATGCACGGCCATGATCGGAAATCCGCCCTGGCTGGCCGGGAATATGCGGTCCGGTTCTTTTGGCATGCCCTCTCCCATGTACGATGTCGCCCTGGCCGATGATGAAGGCAACCAGATCACCCGGCCGGACCAGGTGGGGCATATCGTGGTGAAACTGGACAAGTGGCGGGCCATCGGCCTTTTTGCCGAATACATCGGCAATCCCGAAAAGATGAGTTCCGTATTTGTGGACAGCTATTATTATACCGGCGACCGGGCCTCCTTTGACGCGGACGGTTATTGGTGGTTCGTGGGCCGGGCCGACGACGTGATCAAGTCCAGCGATTACCGCATCGGCCCCTTTGAGGTGGAAAGCGCCCTGCTGGAGCATCCCTCGGTGGCCGAGGCCGCCGTGGTCGGTGCCCCGGACCCCAACCGCTACCAGCTGGTCAAGGCCTATGTTATCCTTAACCAGGGCTGCACCGGCGACAGGGCCCTGGCCCTGGACCTGTTCAAGCACACCATGAACATCCTTGCCAAGTTTAAAATTCCACGGATCATTGAATTTGTCGCAGAGGTGCCCAAAACGATTTCCGGCAAGATCCGCCGCATCGAACTGCGGGAGATCGAAGTGAGCCGCATGGATACCGAAGAGGCGGAAGACGAGATCAAGGAATATTTTTACTGGGATTTCCCCGAGTTGAGTTCAAAGCATAAAAAATAA
- a CDS encoding tRNA-dihydrouridine synthase family protein translates to MTENTPTLILAPLQGFTDVTFRNAWARHFSGMDLAMAPFISTMGQQRLKPSRLADVDLERNRSLFVIPQILGNVAEDFIFLADRLYEMGHKQVNWNLGCPHSKIAKKRRGSGLLLYPEKIDAMLSKIIPGMKPSLSVKIRLGRRNKDEIDELLKVFHCHKIDEIILHPRTGEQMYTGDSDLDAFEKALSACSIPMVYNGDIVDLPSYNRVRARFPEVTRIMIGRGILSNPFLAEEIRGRATEGQAIRLARIKAFHDDLFAAYEQVFSGPGHLTGRMKGFWSYLGPSFQGYKKPLKKILKATTIQAYSDRVDDFFNLNLKFGPDRPM, encoded by the coding sequence ATGACAGAAAATACCCCCACCCTTATACTGGCCCCCCTCCAGGGGTTTACCGATGTTACCTTCAGAAATGCCTGGGCAAGGCACTTTTCAGGCATGGACCTGGCCATGGCCCCCTTCATCTCCACCATGGGGCAGCAGCGCCTCAAGCCGTCAAGGCTGGCAGACGTGGATTTGGAACGGAACCGGTCCCTGTTCGTTATTCCCCAGATCCTGGGCAATGTGGCCGAAGATTTTATCTTCCTGGCCGACCGTCTTTACGAGATGGGGCACAAACAGGTGAACTGGAACCTGGGCTGCCCCCACTCCAAAATCGCCAAAAAGAGACGGGGATCAGGCCTGCTGCTCTATCCGGAGAAAATCGATGCCATGCTCTCAAAGATCATCCCCGGAATGAAACCGTCGCTCAGCGTTAAAATCCGCCTGGGCCGCCGGAACAAGGACGAAATTGATGAACTGCTGAAGGTGTTCCACTGCCACAAGATCGACGAAATTATCCTCCACCCCCGGACCGGCGAACAGATGTACACAGGCGACTCAGACCTGGATGCCTTTGAAAAAGCCCTCAGCGCCTGCAGCATTCCCATGGTCTACAACGGGGATATCGTAGATCTGCCCTCATACAACCGGGTCAGGGCACGGTTCCCTGAAGTCACCCGAATCATGATCGGCCGGGGCATTCTGTCCAATCCCTTCCTGGCCGAGGAGATCAGAGGAAGGGCAACGGAAGGCCAGGCAATCCGGTTGGCACGCATCAAAGCCTTCCACGACGACCTCTTTGCCGCATACGAACAGGTCTTTTCCGGGCCGGGCCATCTCACCGGCCGGATGAAGGGATTCTGGAGCTACCTTGGCCCCTCATTTCAAGGCTATAAAAAACCGTTGAAAAAAATCCTGAAGGCCACCACCATTCAGGCCTATTCAGACCGGGTAGACGATTTTTTCAATTTGAACCTGAAATTCGGTCCGGACCGGCCCATGTAA
- a CDS encoding FAD-dependent oxidoreductase, with product MKDPNTNDQLFDPIRINTLEIANRIYLPAMHLGMAREFDVTDQIVEFYARRAKGGPGMICTGYATVDEYSGNTTNIGAHDDKFIPGLARLASAIKENGSRSCVQINHAGRYNFSFFIEGKQPVAPSAIASRMTRETPRALETEEIRSTIQAFGAAAARVKKAGFDAVEILSGTGYLISEFLSPLTNQRTDEYGGSLENRMRFGLEVAAAVREAVGPDYPVMVRMNGNDFMPGGNSRSDLIEYARALSQGPVDALCINVGWHEARVPQIVAQVPRGAFGYLAREIKAAVDVPVIASHRINDPETAREMLGEGYCDMVAMGRSLIADPDLPNKAKDGREKEIVHCIACAQGCFDNLFKLKHVECLCNPLAGHEHEAIGAKAAVPKKVMVVGGGAAGMTAALTAKRRGHEVTLYEKSGRLGGQLYLAAAPPGREEFAQLAVDLENQMSAEKIPVVLNRAVDKELLAAEKPDALILATGAVPLNPPIPGAELPHVVGAWEVLEGRAVTGNKVAVVGGGAVGVETALFLAEKGTMPAETIKFLLVNKAEPAETLFEMATRGSKQIRLIEMTDKIGKDIGKSTKWGMMQDMGRFGVESITAGKVVRITETGLEIEQEGNVSEMVADTVVIAAGSVPFNPLEETVKEMGMDYRTIGDAAQVGMAFDAVHAGFKAGNEI from the coding sequence ATGAAGGACCCCAACACCAATGATCAGTTGTTCGACCCCATCCGCATCAACACCCTGGAAATTGCCAACCGGATCTATCTGCCGGCCATGCATCTGGGCATGGCCCGGGAATTTGATGTCACGGATCAGATTGTCGAGTTCTACGCCCGCAGGGCCAAAGGCGGCCCGGGGATGATCTGCACGGGGTATGCCACCGTGGACGAATATTCCGGGAACACCACCAATATCGGGGCCCATGACGATAAATTCATCCCCGGCCTTGCCCGCCTTGCCTCAGCAATAAAGGAGAATGGGTCCCGGTCCTGCGTCCAGATCAACCATGCCGGTCGTTATAATTTTTCATTTTTCATTGAGGGCAAACAGCCCGTAGCCCCTTCTGCCATTGCTTCCCGCATGACCCGGGAGACCCCCAGGGCCCTTGAAACAGAAGAGATTAGGTCCACGATCCAAGCCTTTGGCGCTGCAGCGGCCCGGGTCAAGAAAGCCGGGTTCGACGCCGTTGAAATTCTCAGCGGCACGGGATACCTGATTTCCGAGTTTCTGTCTCCCTTGACCAACCAGCGCACGGACGAGTACGGGGGCAGCCTGGAAAACAGGATGCGTTTCGGCCTGGAGGTGGCTGCGGCGGTGCGGGAGGCGGTGGGACCGGATTATCCGGTGATGGTGAGGATGAACGGCAACGATTTCATGCCCGGCGGCAATTCGCGTTCAGATCTCATTGAATATGCCAGGGCCCTGTCCCAGGGGCCGGTGGACGCCCTGTGCATCAATGTGGGATGGCATGAGGCCCGGGTGCCCCAGATCGTTGCCCAGGTGCCCAGGGGAGCCTTCGGCTATCTGGCCCGGGAGATTAAAGCCGCCGTGGATGTGCCGGTAATCGCCAGCCATAGGATCAATGATCCGGAAACGGCCAGGGAGATGCTCGGCGAAGGATACTGCGACATGGTGGCCATGGGCCGCAGCCTCATTGCAGATCCGGATCTGCCCAATAAGGCAAAGGACGGCAGGGAAAAGGAAATTGTCCATTGCATTGCCTGCGCCCAGGGCTGTTTTGATAATCTTTTTAAGCTCAAGCATGTGGAATGCCTCTGCAATCCCCTGGCCGGCCACGAGCATGAGGCCATTGGCGCGAAAGCCGCCGTTCCCAAAAAAGTCATGGTCGTCGGCGGGGGGGCCGCCGGCATGACCGCGGCCCTCACCGCCAAACGCAGGGGCCATGAGGTGACCCTCTATGAGAAATCAGGGCGCCTGGGCGGTCAGCTTTATCTGGCTGCCGCCCCTCCGGGCAGGGAGGAGTTTGCCCAGCTTGCCGTTGACCTTGAAAACCAGATGAGTGCAGAAAAAATCCCTGTGGTGCTGAACCGTGCCGTGGATAAGGAATTACTGGCCGCAGAAAAACCCGATGCCTTAATACTGGCTACCGGAGCGGTGCCCCTGAACCCGCCCATTCCGGGAGCAGAACTCCCCCATGTCGTGGGGGCCTGGGAGGTGCTTGAAGGCAGGGCGGTCACAGGAAACAAGGTGGCCGTTGTGGGCGGCGGGGCCGTGGGGGTTGAAACCGCCCTGTTTCTGGCGGAAAAAGGGACCATGCCGGCGGAAACCATAAAATTTTTACTTGTCAATAAGGCTGAACCGGCCGAGACCCTTTTTGAAATGGCCACCAGGGGCAGCAAGCAGATCCGCCTCATCGAGATGACGGACAAGATCGGCAAGGACATCGGCAAATCCACCAAGTGGGGGATGATGCAGGACATGGGCCGGTTCGGCGTGGAGTCCATCACCGCCGGCAAGGTGGTAAGGATTACGGAAACCGGCCTTGAAATCGAACAGGAGGGAAATGTGAGTGAAATGGTGGCGGACACCGTTGTCATTGCCGCCGGGTCCGTTCCTTTCAACCCCCTGGAGGAGACGGTGAAGGAAATGGGCATGGATTACCGGACCATCGGCGACGCCGCCCAGGTGGGCATGGCCTTTGATGCCGTCCATGCCGGATTCAAGGCGGGAAACGAAATCTGA
- a CDS encoding GNAT family N-acetyltransferase: MNLQEICPEKLLTPEESVKKIHNGSRVFIGTGCGEPQKLIRAMVENPAIQDIIVYQMLSSTLSEYVSSKNFLSRFSIKLFFISPKMRRFAFEGKIDYIPIYLSQIPKVFKDNEIGLDVALIQVSPPDPHGFCSLGISVDITLSGTKNADMVIAQVNPNMPRTWGDSLIHIDEIDYLVPWEEPLVESLPETKNQKVIERIGHYVSQLVDDGATLQIGFGHLPDAVVPYLVGKKELGIHTQVITDGLLPLLKAKAVTNTQKNYLTDRAVTSLCMGSRELYEFVHDNPMFYFRSSEFVNDPNVIAKNDNFISISSALEVDLTGQICTDSKGYLFYSGIGDQVDFIRGSAMSRGGFSIVIIPSTAQNGEVSRIVPHLSEGAGVATTRGDIDIVVTEYGIAEIRRKSISQRVMELAQIAHPKFRKELIEQAKQRHYIFGDQLPPSQQDLLFLDSYKDTLTLPAGKSLEVRPLLPSDEFESRHFYYSLQEDSIYYRFFNKRKVFSRKMLQEQWAEVDYRRNMSLIALMQRGKRKQIVAIGSYAEAGPDVAEVAFLVREELHGQGIGSFLLDALEKIARENNYTRFTATVLAENEKMLYMFQKKYPEARFIRSGTGEVEVEMPFS, encoded by the coding sequence ATGAACTTACAGGAAATTTGCCCGGAAAAGCTCCTCACACCGGAAGAAAGCGTTAAAAAAATCCATAATGGATCCAGGGTCTTTATCGGAACGGGCTGCGGTGAGCCCCAGAAGCTCATCCGGGCCATGGTCGAGAACCCGGCCATTCAGGACATCATCGTTTACCAGATGCTCTCCTCCACCCTTTCCGAATATGTCAGCAGCAAAAATTTTCTTTCCCGGTTTTCCATCAAGCTTTTCTTCATCTCCCCCAAAATGCGGCGGTTTGCCTTTGAAGGGAAGATCGACTATATCCCCATTTATCTTTCCCAGATCCCAAAGGTATTCAAGGACAATGAAATCGGCCTGGATGTGGCCCTGATACAGGTTTCGCCTCCGGATCCCCATGGATTTTGTTCCCTGGGCATCTCAGTGGACATCACCCTCTCAGGCACCAAAAATGCGGACATGGTCATTGCCCAGGTCAATCCCAACATGCCCAGGACCTGGGGGGATTCCCTGATCCACATTGATGAAATCGATTATCTGGTCCCCTGGGAGGAACCCCTGGTGGAATCTTTGCCCGAGACCAAGAACCAGAAGGTCATTGAACGCATCGGCCATTACGTCAGCCAGCTTGTTGACGACGGTGCCACCCTCCAGATCGGGTTCGGCCACCTGCCCGATGCCGTGGTTCCCTACCTGGTCGGCAAAAAGGAACTGGGCATCCACACCCAGGTCATCACAGACGGGCTGCTCCCCCTGCTCAAAGCCAAGGCCGTCACCAATACCCAGAAAAACTACCTGACGGACCGGGCCGTCACCTCCCTGTGCATGGGGTCCAGGGAACTTTACGAATTTGTCCACGATAACCCCATGTTTTATTTCAGGTCCTCGGAATTTGTAAACGACCCCAATGTAATTGCAAAAAATGATAATTTCATCTCCATTTCCTCTGCCCTGGAAGTGGACCTCACCGGCCAGATATGTACAGATTCCAAGGGGTATCTCTTTTACTCGGGCATCGGGGACCAGGTGGATTTTATCCGGGGGTCGGCCATGTCCAGGGGGGGCTTCTCCATTGTGATTATCCCCTCAACGGCCCAGAACGGGGAAGTCTCCCGCATCGTCCCCCACCTCAGCGAAGGCGCCGGCGTGGCCACCACCCGTGGGGACATCGATATTGTGGTTACCGAATACGGAATCGCTGAAATCCGGCGCAAAAGCATTTCCCAGCGGGTGATGGAACTGGCCCAGATTGCCCACCCCAAATTCCGGAAAGAACTCATTGAACAGGCCAAACAGCGCCATTATATTTTCGGTGACCAGCTGCCCCCCAGCCAACAGGACCTGCTCTTTTTGGATTCCTATAAGGATACCCTCACCCTGCCCGCCGGCAAGAGTCTTGAGGTCAGGCCGCTGCTGCCTTCGGATGAATTCGAATCAAGGCACTTTTATTACTCCCTCCAGGAAGATTCCATCTATTACCGCTTTTTTAACAAGCGGAAGGTGTTTTCCCGTAAGATGCTCCAGGAACAATGGGCGGAGGTTGATTACCGGCGGAATATGAGCCTGATCGCCCTGATGCAAAGGGGCAAGCGCAAACAGATTGTGGCCATCGGCTCCTATGCCGAGGCCGGCCCGGATGTTGCGGAAGTTGCCTTTCTGGTCCGGGAGGAACTCCACGGCCAGGGGATCGGCTCCTTCCTTCTCGATGCCCTGGAAAAAATCGCCAGGGAAAACAATTATACCCGGTTCACGGCAACGGTGCTGGCGGAAAATGAAAAAATGCTGTATATGTTCCAGAAAAAATACCCCGAGGCCAGATTCATCCGCTCCGGTACCGGGGAAGTCGAGGTAGAAATGCCCTTTTCGTAA